The DNA segment ACTGTACATATagcaaatcttattttattatttttttataacactctctTCTATCTTTCTACATCCACAAACTTCTAcaagtttctttaaattaaataacaaaatgtgataaaataaactaaactaataattaataattaaaatatgataaaataaaataaattaataattaaaaaaattaaatattttttaaattattaattactcattactatataataaataaatagatatctaatgtggagatttgatatgaatatttaaattcaaattcatcttatattattttattgttatatataatgaaaaaatggttattccaatgtggagatttatgtaaatggaatagtcaatatctaaatttatcttctattcataaaaaatgtcttttacATATAGATAATCCAATGAGAGTGCTCTTAAGAGCTTCGCCTTTTTAATTCTCAattgttattgaatacaaaataccCAATCTAAATATGCACACCGTGATCGATTTTGTGTCAAAAATTTTAATAAGCAATACTACAAGATAATTAAAtagcttgatcataaattaggattaatatatatacgtaattagctagttatatataatattattattaaaaccaGTAATTTCGAAACCTGTATTTATGTACCATGCACGCATGTCATGATCTGTCATTGGACGCTCTCTCCTCGATTGGACAGTGACTTAAAATATTCGTATAAGTgaagtaactatatatatatatatatatgtagacgATTAGTAGCACTGCAGATTCTTCCtcaatattactattcatagaACAATATTACATGCATGCGTTTGATTAAGATGGAGCATGCATGTATGAACATTAATaataagttttatatttttcgaATATTGCGAGAAATGCTAGCTTGATGTGTTTCTGTACCAGATCAGTTTTTAGACATGTATGGATTCATAGTGCTAGAAGCCAAGCATAGACAATCCCAGTTAGTCAAACACAAAAGTGTTAATTGGCCTTTGATCACTTCTCTCAAAGGggagtacgtacgtacgtacgtacgtagtagTACTACTCTTGGTGGAGTAGCAGTATCGCTTATTGGTTTACAATTAATTAGGGCTTTCGTTGGTTATTCAGAGTAGTACTTCACGCCTTTGTGTAGTACACCAAGAGTACTAGCTAGCACTATTCCCCTTTAAGAGAAGTGATCAAAGGCCAATTAAGAGCAATGGTActcatcatcattttttttaataactttctCTTATCTCGTTTTATGACGTGGCAttatatgattaaaaattatttattatatttcatttgtgagtctatcatttaatgtcatatcaaaaaatattaagaggatcataatgattataaaaaagatgataaataaatttttcctttAACAAATTACTTGCGCACGGTACTTCTTTTCTACCCTGAAGAAGTTATGATCTGCTTTCGTAATTCATTCTTGCATGCTTCCTATTGATGTACATCAAAATCATCATCAACAATTCAATATTccagatacatatatatatatatatctcttttttGAAAGAAAGACCTAGTTATTTATCAACCGTCACTTGTAGAAATATCGTTTACATGATCAGTATACCCTTATAGAGAAAGAGGCCGAGTGAATAAAGGAGTGTACTTCTAATCAAAgcaatatatatcaaatatttaatctaGGTAGTATTCTAATCaactttgatttgatattaatCATGTCTTGATcttaatttgatattatctccAACATGGCAAATCAAAAAATGCAAGCAGCAAGAAAGTACCAAGATTATCATTCCAGGTCTCAAAATATTGCCATGTATGTTGTTAAAACAATGCACCACTAATAGATCGATCAGAATCATCAGTTTCAACCACAAAGTAAAAAATTTGTAGTTGATAACATTCATGGCAACAATATTCCAAGTTTTAAAGCAAAAATTAATCTCGACAAAGATATTAATGTCATCGCCTAAATTGCTGGAAAATCTACAAAGAAAACTACCCATCACGAGCCCTAAAAGCTCAATACAAAGAGGTACtttagaacaaaaaaagaaaagaaaagaaaaaagacccATTACTTTCTAATTCTATTTACACTACCCCTACTACGTACGCTAGATATATATTTCCGAGTGGAGCTAGCCAAGAAAACAACAATATAAACTTTCTATATAAGTGTACTCCTAATGTCACGATTTTTCAATTCAGAGTATAGTCTAAATTAATTCTTCCTGAAATGGCCGCGGCAAGTGTTTCTGTGAATTTGGGATCTCTTGTCAAGGAAGAAGCCATTTGTTGGATCAAAAACTGTTGGAAAGCCGGTGAGTCAGCATGTTGGATTGAGTTTTTGGCACTTTCCCTCAATCCAGATTGGATCAAATCAAGTGTCACCGTAGGACATGATGAAGATCTCATGGATGAGAATGAGTGAACAGAACCAAGGTTTGCACATTGGCTCGAgcctgatgatgatgataattgaTCAGCTCGAAAAGGGTGCATGTGATTGTGCTCTCCTTCATATGTGGCTACCAAAAGAGATGGATCTTCAGCACTTCTTTGCacctaattaattaaagatgaaaaaaaaaaaccattatttacaaaatacaaTATTTACCAAAAGAGACTAAATACATAGGTTTGTAAGAGAAGCTTCTCGGTTACCTTCTTCTTGACTGGGCAGTTTGGTGCAAAGGAGCACCTAAAATAAGCTCTTGGAGACGGGTTATCTCTAGTGACCTTTTGACCATATTTTCTCCACTGATATCCATCCTTCACAGCCTGCAATGCATTGTAGGCTTCATAATTAACACTTGGAATCTGGGCTAACTTCCATATAGCACACTATGTAAAGCTACaattttccaacattttaaagccgattttctatttaattaattgatacTTAGATCGATGCCCCATATTGCATATCTTTCTCAATGTCAGGGATAAATATAATCCAATATAATGCATATTCTAGTTTCTCAACAATCTTAAATATTGGAAGCCCTAAGAACTTACTAGGTTCGTGTCGGATGCATCCGTCCGTACACAAACCCTTGAAACCTTGGTCTTGAAGTGCTCGGCCTTTGGCCTTTTGCATGAGTCTTCATCGCTAGAGTGGCTAAACATATTTCCAAAATACTCTTCCTCGGCCTTTCTCTTCCTCGATTTAATGAATATTTCCTTTGTGGAGTTCTTGCTCTCGATATCAATCAATTGGCTTTGCAAAGCATTGAAGTTCTCACGCATGTGAGCTAACATTTCAGTCAGCTTCTTGTTCTCAGAGCTTATACGATCCAACTCCTCAGCCAAATGGCCAGCCTGATTACATCATGTGAATTTTGTTATGATGGGGTCAATTCCATTAGGGTTGGGATATATAAGAACAGCTTTCCGACTAATTAGTTCATGTTGAGCAcatacttcttttctttttattagaaGAGGATGACACTCCATTTTTACAGGTCAATTAGTAGCTAGAAATTGGCTAGCGCGTTCAGTGAAATTATCAAGGGCTTAACATTTTAAGGCAGTAATACTACcaaattgataaaattagatCAAGTTATAAGAAGTTGGAATATCATACCAATCTTTGGTCAAAGCtgccaagaagaagaagagaagatagGGAAACCCCAATCAAGAACTGTGTGAAGTTACTGAAACTTGGAAATAATTTATCCATCTTTTATTGAACAAAGCTATAGCAAATACAGTACTGAAGTATAGGAGAATAGttaatctttatatatatatatatatatatataaataatgccctatattgaaatattattatatgcCCCAGTTGTGCCTACAATACCGATTAATATATGGCAgtagtgatgatgatgacatgaatgagctgttttttttttattaattcgaTAGGGAACTCACCTCTTTTTTAATGGATGCTTTCTCACAAGCCTGAGCGCCTAAAACTCCATCAAACCCTTTCTTCTGGTCCAAAGTAGATGAAGATTTTTAACTTTAACAATTATTACATGACAGATTAACaagctatatataatatacaaaataGATCAAACAAATTTGTACTTACCGGAACTTCTTCATCATCCATTGGCCGGAAAGGATTCAGGTTGAGGTCCAGAGAAGTACTGTTGACAAAGGATTTCGATTCCATTGTAGAGGTAGTTTGGAGTCTGGCAAGAAAGAGGTTactaaattatatatgatgGCCGGCCGGACAGGTAATTGTGTCTCGAAAGTGGTCAAGTGAATGAGAAAGAAACCCCAAGAAGTGAGGAAATATATAGGAAGAGATTGAAAGGAAAAGGGTGAGAAATCCATGATGGGATTAGTTTTCAGGGGAAGCTTCAAGGAAATGTGGTGGTTTTTCCAGAATATTGAAATTCTCCGAGATGTCAAGGTCAAGACAACTGCAGTATTTAATCAATCAATTAATTCACACAGTAATGGAACACCCCTTGTCgctttataatatatatctaaagCGAGTTTTTTAATTGACTGAAGACTTTATAATATCTAAAGTGGACTTTTTATTAGCTTCGGCGCATTCATTGCCTTCCATATGCAAATGCAATGCCTTTTCAGTATATTACAATTATTggattatgattaaaaaaaatgaaaaaaaaggaagctTGGTCTATTTATATACGTGTAATTTCCAGAAAATATCGTCTAAGTTCCTGGTCCTGATTTTTCTTGTTGACTCAAAATTAGCCAGAGGCTTTAATGCATGGTTGGCAACACGGTTTTGAAGCTTCGTGCATGTTACCCCCATTTTTCAACTAACCCATGACGTTTTAGCCACTGAATTTCTTCCGGCCCTTCTAGATCATCTGCGCCTACCTTGCTAGCTATTTGCTCCGGCCGGGCGGTGATTTTGGCGGCTTCAAACCTACTACTCCTTAATTGTAAGCTGCTTCGACATGATCAGTACCTTCTTCgatcctagctagctaattcTTTTAAGACTGCGTTTGGGTGTATGTTAAGATcatctcttattattatttaagttggTTTATTAAGAGTAAAATGATTTAAGATCGATATTTGAGTAGATTTTGTGggtctattaaaatattaaaatatattataacttttttatgaaaatttaaaaaaataagagtgaATCTATAATCAGACAAGCATCTAAAGATAAGAGTGTCTCTTCAAAGTTGGTATAGGTCGGCCACCTCAATATTATAATTAGAGATTAATCATGCTTATAAATTGTTTTTACGACCTTCTTCTGGAATATTATGTAGTGGACACAGAATATTTATCCGGAACACGTACATgtcgacatatatatatatatatatgtgtgtgtgtgtatataaagTACTGTTAGTATATTTAAATAGGAATTATACATAATACACatgattgatttgattttttagtCGGTCCCCAGCTTGACCAAAGACCTGTGACCACTTGACCGCATGGAATATCGGTGGGGCACTAACTATATCATGATTTCAAGAAAATGGGACTTTTATCCCAGCCGATCGATGATCTTATCCTCAAATATCTCTTTCTAGAGTCCAGCTGATCATTATCCTTATTTATGTAATGCAAAATTGAAAATCACctgcgcatatatatatatatatatatattaatgcatgtGTCATGTGTATGTGTTGATCATGACATCCAGATGCATGCATCCTGCGCGCAGTtccttaattatttattttcgaTGACAGTTGATTAAAAATGAGAATAATctttgatcaattaaatttatattacttTACTTATTACATGAAAAGCAAATAGAGATATTGATCAGTAGTACTTAATAGCTGAAAGTGAACGCAATCCGGATGATGATCTCAATTAACGAGCCTCAGCTCGCTCGTACGTCCATCTAGAAGCTTTGGATCATGGCGTGGGTACAAATTATTACAATGTGAAACGGGGGCAACATTTCAAATATTGCAGTCAAAATGTacctacttttatttatttaaaaattagtgctagttttatttttatttaatcattttttaaatatcattagccattaagaaaaaaataaaacatatatatataaatttactaataatcattttcttaattattaaaaaaataaaaaaataaaaatatatgagtagACACATTTAATAAACATATTAATTAGAagtcatattatcattttccatattatatatatataatagtggaAGACGACATCAGAAACTAGTCAACAAAATCAAGTTAATTTTAAAGATCAGTAAAGTTagatacaattataaattatatcaacgtctatatatatatatatatatatatatatattaaataaatgagatacaatattattaaaacattaattcttttttatatacatttcatatttatttatttttttaaaaaaaaaaaaagagcacgCGGCCGGTTTGCGCACTACAAAATCTCAATTCTCATATATAAATCATGTCGACGTCTGTCTTAATTCGTGTAGTAGATAGTAGTAATTTTCAGTGGGTAATGAGCGGACAAAATGCCCCAACGTGAACTTTATTTAAAGCCATTAATTTGTCCAAAAAACAAAGGTCTGATCTTCTATACATAcgaaaaattattatatattattatatggaAGATCGATCacataattaatgtttttacaattttattttaattgattataattttgtaaaataatgatCATACTCatatattaatacttttaattagGCCTGTGCAGAAAAGGCTTGGCCCGATTAAACCGAAAGATCCGATATGGCCCAAACCGACTAAAGTCGGGTTCAACGGGTCAAACCCTTTACGGGTTTATTATACATCGAAACCGACCAACCCATCGAAACCGTCCCCATTTCTCCCTCATCCTCAAACCCTAGCATCTCTAGAAACAGCCCATAATCTCCTACTCCGGCCACACCCCTGGACATCAGGAGCTGCTGTTGGAGCATTTGGATGATTTCAGAATTTCAGAAAAACTGAACGAGCGAGGAAAGGTTCCAACAGGAAGATTCGGCAATGGAAAGGTTCCCTCAGACAGTTGCCGACCACAATTTCTTCTATCTCGGTAATTTCGTGCACCTTCAAAGATGTTGATCTCAGCGattttagaattttagaaaaaaaaaacccactgtTTCAGCCCTTCTTCCCGCAAGAGAAAACCCACTATatcagcctctctctctctctctccataaacGCAATATTCCGTCGCCTCACCCATCTCCTCTCTCAATTTTCTCTGGATTCGAAAACAACATCTACTCGATTTGAGCTTCAAGAGTGTACCGAAATGGTGCTGGTGGGTCTTGTAATCTCGCGGTGgcatgaagatgaagaaatgcGATCTCGAAATCATTTTTAATGGCTTCTATGGTGTCGTACCCTCTCAATCCGAAAGTTTTCATAAGTTCGCAAGAGTGTGTTTGGTTGGTTGATGGAATCGGAGTGGCTATGAGAAATGAAATCAGAGAGAAATCTGGGTGTGTTCGGTTGGTTGATGGAATCAGAGTGGTTGTGATTAGAGAGAAATCTAGGTGTGTTTGGTTGGTTGATGGAATCGGAGTGGTTGTGATCAGAGAGAAATCTGGTTGAAACCCTTGGGTCTGCGAACGAAGCCGAAGGATCTAAAGCAAAGAAGAGCAACGGGTTCGACCCGACCCGAAAATATACGGGCCAGATTGGATCGGATTGATGAGCCATTTccttcgggtcgggtcgggtcgggttggGCCCAAATCTGATTCGGCTGGGTCGGTGTGCAGACCTACTTTTAatacttattttataaaatttcttcttctaattaaatcagaattatggaaaaaaaattaaagaaattgcGTTTCTATTcgtataattcttttaattagatatatattattaatacatccAAGACAATATGACTTCTTTTTCGGTCGTTCGTTGATCACAATCGCGCGCGCCAACCagctaattatatattattatgaaGCAATTAATATGAATGTGTACGGGTGAGTTGATTTCGTTCAACATTGGGCGCCTTTTGAATTTTGCCTATTATTACTTATTAGCAATTAATTGAGAAAGAtgtctatttattttaataaaaaaaaagggtaaaaataGTACGTACTGATAATCACGTACTTATTACTATTGTAAACATATTTGAAACATAATTGTAAAGATCAGTTATAAAAATGGTTGAATGTAAATCATTGTAAACATATATCCACTtcgatcttcttcttttttctctcatatAAGAACCTGTGCAGTCTTCCCCGAGTCAATGCAtgggctatttttttttatataatttaataattttaaaattaggtACAAAAAGATTCCTGTTTAAGTCAATATACCGTCGTCGCGCTAAAAAATGATTAGGTTACACCTCAATCCCATGAGAAATCCACGTGTCAAGTACATCATCTTGTGTTTGTGATGTCAAGAGGCATACGTTTCCCTGGATGGTGGATGCATGCTAGCAGCTTGTCGCGTCATCCAAGTACTCGATCGATCTAGGTCGTCGTCGTTGTCCTCGATCGTTGCTCTAGTAATGATGATAATATTAATGGAAATTATAAcggagaaaattataatatatgttgatTAACATGAGTACTAGTACGGCCATGAATCCTTCAACTGATTAGACCAATATCGAAGAAGAAAAGTAGTCTGATTCAAATTAAGATTCTTTCTTTGAATCTGAACTAGTAATGAATAGATCAGAAATCCGATTGAAATGAACTTATTTtaagtgtgaaaaaaaaaaaaaaagaatcttgatTACTGATCCCGATCATCATATTCCATCCCCTAATGTCCAAATATATATTAGGTGAGATACTTTTATCAAGTTATTCTGTCCCTATTAATGGTGATTCACATTGTACAGTAATAACTTTTGAATGAATACTCAAGTATTTGAATATCATATTATCAAAGACCTGTGGTCTGAGGGACATAACTTCTAATCTTTCAAATAGAGTTCTGAAGTTTGAATCTCTCAAAtgtatcaaaaaattaaaaagtatttgagaatattaattataattaatagacTAAGTATATAAATTGAACACGTAAGTACACGATAACGCAAGGAACGTGCAAACAAAAAGAATCAGAAGCTGCTAGTTGTTTCCCCCTTGATGCTTTTCCACCACtaacaatattaatatgcaTGATATGTTCGGTACAGGCCTAATTTGTTGGGATCCACCATTAATTTTGGGTCTCTCATGTGGTCCATAGACGAACAAGAAAACAAGTATAGGGAGTTATTGCCACAGAAgtttacaaaaaatttcctaTCATCATCAACTTGACAAGACCTGCATTTTGCTACccactatatgtatatatgaggAAGCAGATGGCAACACGACTAcccactaattaattaatttatgtcCTATAGTActtgaggaaaaaaatcaagCTAGCGGACCCAACTTAATTATATGATTGGGGTCCACTGGTTTCTTAAACATACCTAGTGCGCTCGCTCGCTGTAGTACGTGAATCACACGGACTTCAATTACATGGACGACTTAAAACTTTTAGGTCAAGTAAATGATGGATGGATGATATTCTAAAAGTCATCATACCTACCACTTAAAATACTAGAAGCCTTAATTTCATCATACACCAGCTAGCGATGATATCAGCTCTCTCACGCATGCAGATGTTTGAACCCCTTCGTCATCATCGATCCATCCTGCATCATTAATCCATGAGCAACTAGCTAATTGCGTGGCATCGACGTTGCATGCAGAtcatcatattataaattaatcaaCTTCCTTTCTTCTAATAATTTAGTGGGATTATCGTGGAtgtcttttttaaaacaagaaaataaaaaagtagtgatttttcattaattagCTTTTATATATAGCTAGGTCAAGATCATCAGACTTACTTCAGATCATCATAACCTAGCTGCGCGCGCGCGCGAAGACTTTTCCTTAATAATATTCCATGGAAGACTTGCGGCCAGGTCGTTGAGAAAATAACACTACAAAATATCTAAACTAATTCGTGGTTGCGCTCGTGTGGACCACATGAAATTAGAAAGATGCTGGATGCAGTAAGATTTGATGATGATCTCCAAATTAGACGTTGAAACGGTCGTAAGGGCATGCATGCACTACTACATATATGCTGGAGAATTTCGATCGTTTCTTCTTACGTACGTCATGCGTACAGCTAGCTTTGGTCCCTTTGGATAAGCTGATCTTGTACCTTTTGTTGGCACGGACGGacgtgattttctttcttccacCCATGTGCATTACTTGGCTGAGAGGCCATTTCTTCTGACTTTGGAAGAATCTCTTCGTTTCACattgaaaattatatcatttgcAATTCAGGACAATTTTTAGCCGTTCCTGGCTTTATAATTGATCGTAACTGGATCGGGATGGCCTCATTAATTATTTGTTGCTTTTTTTCTTCTATAGGTAGCTGAAAACTGACATGATCATGACTTCACAAGTCCAGAGACTTTCAAAGGTTTggtaaacaaaaattttcatctcaaatttaaaattctcatctcatcattacaacttttttaaatttccatataaaatataataaataatttaactttttcttaaccttttcaaatctcaaaacaataataatattaaaatataatattttaatatttcatcttaaactcaaaattttcatctcacttaccAAATAGAACTGACCGATCTCgatcttcattttcttaattaatttcttcttttttaccaTTGAATATTACGGTATGTACGTACCGATGAATATTATTGATAGatataattgttttttgtgATCGTAAGGATACTTAGCACATGGGTATAATAAATCTACGATATCCTGATTAAAAGTTACATAAAATCGATGCCTCAAACACTAACAACAATAtcttatcatataattatatagtaaaaaattaaaaatgaaatcctAACGAGTAGCTTAATTGGGATCAGTCATTGGGTTTGCTCCACAATAATCACCAGTTCGAATCCCCTCAGGACTACTGAAAGTTTACTTGATCGTTAACTTCAAGGTCTCGTGAAATTCAAGGTCTCGTGAAATTAGTTGAGGTGCACACaactaattttaaaagataagtatgtaaaataaaaaataaaaataaaaatggaagcttCAACTTGGTTGGTATGTAGGCCGACATGAGGTTTCGTtacattttgtaattttaaaagataagttatattatatatatataaatagtaaaactATAGTGCTTCATTTACATTGTTTTATAAATTCTAGGAAATTTATCAGATTAAATTCTAGGAAATAATTATCCCCCAAAAGTGAGAGTTATCTGTAAAATTGGGTGTAGTACCATTTACTTTCTtaaatagaatttaaaaaatttataatagtatctgAGTAATGGTACATCTACAACTTTCTTACAACTCATTTTATAATCAACCAATACAATCATgccacttcattttttttttttttataaaaaaaaaaaaaaaaaaaaaaaaaaaaaaaaaaaaaaaacctctcaattttacaaaactaccaacaatttcatattattttcgTTATTCAGTTGACGTAGATAAAATcaactcttttcctttttatagtTGACCTATTTATATAagcatatatttgtaaatatttgcaaaattattaagttgaaaaaaaaaatgtgtgtttgacatgtgcatatatataaaagcacaCGTTCTTCTTTATTTCAACTCTATTTTATCTGCTTGGACCTTCAAAAGGTGTAGCCTAACTTCTATTGACTACTTTTCCTATTGGGTTTAGCCCCTTCTCTAAGTCTGAATGACGAGATCCCAAGCCCAAA comes from the Carya illinoinensis cultivar Pawnee chromosome 8, C.illinoinensisPawnee_v1, whole genome shotgun sequence genome and includes:
- the LOC122318484 gene encoding WRKY transcription factor 18-like isoform X2, whose protein sequence is MESKSFVNSTSLDLNLNPFRPMDDEEVPKGFDGVLGAQACEKASIKKEAGHLAEELDRISSENKKLTEMLAHMRENFNALQSQLIDIESKNSTKEIFIKSRKRKAEEEYFGNMFSHSSDEDSCKRPKAEHFKTKVSRVCVRTDASDTNLAVKDGYQWRKYGQKVTRDNPSPRAYFRCSFAPNCPVKKKVQRSAEDPSLLVATYEGEHNHMHPFRADQLSSSSGSSQCANLGSVHSFSSMRSSSCPTVTLDLIQSGLRESAKNSIQHADSPAFQQFLIQQMASSLTRDPKFTETLAAAISGRINLDYTLN
- the LOC122318484 gene encoding WRKY transcription factor 18-like isoform X1, encoding MESKSFVNSTSLDLNLNPFRPMDDEEVPKKGFDGVLGAQACEKASIKKEAGHLAEELDRISSENKKLTEMLAHMRENFNALQSQLIDIESKNSTKEIFIKSRKRKAEEEYFGNMFSHSSDEDSCKRPKAEHFKTKVSRVCVRTDASDTNLAVKDGYQWRKYGQKVTRDNPSPRAYFRCSFAPNCPVKKKVQRSAEDPSLLVATYEGEHNHMHPFRADQLSSSSGSSQCANLGSVHSFSSMRSSSCPTVTLDLIQSGLRESAKNSIQHADSPAFQQFLIQQMASSLTRDPKFTETLAAAISGRINLDYTLN